From the genome of Pukyongia salina, one region includes:
- a CDS encoding GLPGLI family protein, translated as MKSHLTLTLILSMLVFSLLAQDVQGVATYKSHRKVDIQLDSTHMNDEMLDRMQAMLKKQFEKEYTLEFTATESMYKEVETLDKPETMIGNGAEVMVVVSGSGAADELYKNVAENRYVNQNELMGKEFLIKDLLELPNWTLTKESKNIGTYTCFKATYTDSRTITRMVSSSENGKTDTKEESEEEEYTVMAWYTPQIPVKHGPQEYFGLPGLILEVTDGTETLLCNKVVLNPKNGVKIKEPTKGKVVSRAEYDKISEKKSKEMQERFQSSRRGEGRSVEIRMGG; from the coding sequence ATGAAATCTCACTTAACACTCACTCTTATCTTGTCCATGTTGGTCTTTTCGTTGCTTGCACAGGATGTGCAGGGGGTGGCAACCTACAAATCACATCGCAAGGTCGATATCCAATTGGACAGTACGCATATGAACGATGAGATGCTGGATCGCATGCAGGCCATGCTAAAAAAGCAATTTGAAAAGGAGTACACGCTCGAATTCACTGCGACGGAATCTATGTATAAGGAAGTAGAGACCCTGGACAAGCCAGAAACCATGATAGGGAATGGTGCAGAAGTTATGGTTGTGGTGTCGGGTTCGGGAGCAGCCGATGAGCTCTACAAGAATGTGGCCGAGAACCGGTACGTGAATCAGAACGAATTGATGGGAAAAGAGTTTCTAATCAAGGACTTGTTAGAACTACCAAACTGGACCTTAACCAAAGAGAGCAAGAATATAGGAACCTATACTTGCTTTAAGGCAACCTATACAGATTCGAGGACCATTACCCGTATGGTATCTTCTTCAGAGAACGGTAAAACCGATACTAAAGAAGAATCAGAAGAAGAAGAATATACGGTTATGGCCTGGTATACGCCACAGATACCCGTAAAACATGGACCTCAGGAATATTTTGGTCTTCCCGGTCTTATTTTGGAAGTAACCGATGGTACGGAGACCTTACTTTGTAATAAGGTGGTGCTTAATCCTAAGAACGGGGTAAAAATAAAAGAACCCACCAAAGGAAAAGTTGTGAGTAGAGCAGAGTACGACAAGATCTCAGAGAAGAAGTCTAAGGAGATGCAGGAACGGTTTCAGTCGAGCCGTCGCGGGGAGGGAAGATCTGTTGAAATAAGGATGGGAGGTTAA
- a CDS encoding sensor histidine kinase has translation MNNLKYKSILYFIAAVIVATFCIQVYWNYKNYEVGKQQLINDVQTSLDNAVERYYSEIAKEQSFSLISEGMKFSSIDMVDSVSFNKDSILNKLGVGVFTENIHQRSSLTHAALKDSTEIQIMIVDSAEKGKILKRTWEMNDSSQDPITSLSSKIIVSITEDSLSLKTLDTLFLNELGRKNITLDYGLSYEGIMGLTEQLRPEKIESSKLTTTAQSPYSFHDYALTAHFGNITLTVLKKNLLGLFLSFVLVTAVILCLLYLLRIIRQQKQLSELKNDLINNITHEFKTPIATIGVAMEAIQEFNTEQDIEKNIRYAKISHDQVNKLNVMVEKLLETATLDSEKLKLNLETTNLVEMLEKTTLKEIYETSDKRISFKSKEDSIMYEVDVFHFENALNNVIDNAVKYGGEEIIVTIEKQAAGVEIEISDSGNELTEQHRKRVFEKFYRVPKGNTHDIKGFGIGLYYTKKIIEKHGGSIDLLLDKFTTFKIHLPYANQN, from the coding sequence ATGAATAATTTAAAGTACAAAAGTATTCTGTATTTCATTGCAGCTGTGATCGTTGCCACTTTCTGCATCCAGGTATACTGGAATTATAAGAATTATGAGGTGGGAAAGCAGCAGCTGATAAACGATGTACAAACTAGCCTGGATAATGCCGTGGAACGGTATTATTCTGAAATCGCCAAAGAGCAATCCTTTAGTTTGATCTCTGAAGGAATGAAATTCTCATCAATCGATATGGTGGATAGTGTATCGTTTAACAAGGATTCTATTTTAAATAAATTAGGCGTTGGGGTTTTTACCGAAAATATTCACCAACGATCTTCGTTGACGCATGCTGCTTTGAAGGATAGTACCGAAATACAAATTATGATCGTGGATAGTGCTGAGAAAGGGAAGATCCTGAAAAGAACCTGGGAGATGAACGACAGCAGCCAGGATCCCATCACATCACTTTCTTCCAAAATTATTGTTTCCATAACCGAAGACTCCCTCTCTTTAAAAACCCTCGACACCTTGTTCTTAAATGAACTGGGACGTAAGAATATTACTTTAGATTATGGGCTCTCCTACGAAGGGATAATGGGATTAACAGAGCAATTAAGACCGGAGAAGATCGAAAGTTCGAAGTTGACTACAACGGCACAATCTCCTTATTCATTTCACGATTATGCCCTAACGGCGCACTTTGGTAATATCACCTTAACAGTCTTAAAGAAAAATCTTCTGGGGCTGTTTTTATCATTTGTCCTGGTTACGGCTGTGATCTTATGTTTATTGTACCTTTTAAGGATCATCCGGCAGCAAAAACAATTGTCTGAACTCAAAAACGACCTTATAAATAACATCACTCATGAATTTAAAACTCCAATTGCTACCATCGGTGTGGCCATGGAGGCCATACAGGAATTCAACACCGAACAAGACATTGAAAAGAATATACGTTATGCTAAAATATCCCATGATCAGGTAAACAAGCTCAATGTAATGGTTGAAAAGTTATTGGAGACCGCCACGCTGGACAGTGAGAAATTAAAGTTGAATCTGGAAACAACAAACCTGGTGGAAATGCTGGAAAAAACTACTTTAAAGGAGATCTATGAGACCTCAGACAAACGTATCTCCTTTAAGAGCAAGGAGGACAGTATTATGTACGAGGTGGATGTTTTTCACTTCGAAAACGCTCTCAATAATGTTATCGACAACGCCGTTAAATACGGAGGAGAGGAAATAATTGTTACCATAGAAAAACAAGCGGCCGGAGTGGAAATTGAGATTAGCGATTCGGGCAATGAGCTAACCGAACAACATAGGAAACGGGTTTTTGAGAAGTTCTACCGGGTGCCCAAAGGAAATACTCACGATATTAAAGGCTTCGGAATTGGCCTTTATTATACCAAGAAGATCATAGAAAAGCACGGCGGTTCCATCGATCTGCTTCTCGACAAATTTACTACCTTCAAGATACACTTACCCTATGCGAACCAAAACTAA
- a CDS encoding response regulator transcription factor translates to MRTKTKILLAEDEPSLGQIVKESLETRGFEVVFCKDGKEAEAKYHESSPQLMVLDVMMPKMDGFTLAREIRRHDKDIPIIFLTAKSQTHDVVEGFTLGGNDYLKKPFSMEELIVRIENLLKTEHNNQDETECNIGKYVFNPKNQSLRYMDDESIALTHRESQLLLHLNANRNAVLDRSFILKKLWQNDDFFSGRSMDVFISRLRKKLKKDKSIQIVNIRGYGYKLIC, encoded by the coding sequence ATGCGAACCAAAACTAAAATATTACTGGCTGAAGACGAACCTTCCCTGGGGCAGATCGTTAAAGAAAGTCTGGAAACCCGTGGTTTTGAGGTAGTATTTTGTAAGGACGGGAAGGAAGCCGAAGCCAAATATCATGAAAGCAGTCCACAACTAATGGTGCTGGACGTTATGATGCCAAAAATGGACGGATTTACCTTAGCCAGGGAGATCCGGCGGCACGACAAAGACATTCCTATTATCTTTCTTACTGCCAAGTCTCAAACTCACGACGTTGTTGAAGGCTTTACCCTGGGCGGTAATGATTATCTGAAAAAACCTTTTAGCATGGAAGAGCTTATTGTGCGTATTGAAAATCTCCTTAAAACAGAGCATAATAATCAAGATGAAACCGAATGTAACATTGGTAAATACGTGTTTAACCCAAAGAACCAATCGCTACGATATATGGATGATGAGAGTATTGCACTTACGCACAGGGAGTCACAGTTACTGCTACACCTAAATGCCAATAGAAATGCCGTTCTGGATAGATCTTTCATTCTTAAAAAGTTATGGCAAAATGATGATTTCTTTAGTGGGCGGAGTATGGATGTGTTTATTAGCCGTCTTCGGAAGAAATTAAAAAAGGATAAGAGTATTCAGATAGTGAATATTAGAGGGTATGGTTATAAACTAATCTGCTAA
- a CDS encoding deoxynucleoside kinase gives MHVAIAGNIGSGKTTLTRLLAKHYKWKAHYEDVEDNPYLDDFYNQMERWSFNLQVYFLNSRFRQILDIRESGKNIIQDRTIYEDAYIFAPNLHAMGLMTNRDFENYRSLFDLMESVTKGPDLLIYLRSSIPNLVQQIHARGREYENSISIDYLSRLNERYEAWIQEYDKGNLIVFDVDNINFVDNPEHLGKVVEKIDAEIHGLFQK, from the coding sequence ATGCATGTTGCAATTGCAGGAAACATAGGCTCCGGAAAGACCACCCTCACCAGATTACTCGCCAAGCACTACAAGTGGAAGGCGCATTACGAAGATGTTGAGGACAACCCTTATCTGGACGATTTCTACAATCAGATGGAACGATGGAGTTTCAATCTGCAGGTTTATTTCCTGAACAGTCGATTTCGCCAGATCCTGGATATTCGTGAAAGTGGTAAGAATATCATACAAGACCGCACAATTTACGAAGACGCCTATATTTTTGCGCCTAACCTGCACGCCATGGGGTTAATGACCAATAGGGATTTTGAGAACTACCGTTCGCTATTCGACCTGATGGAGAGTGTGACCAAAGGGCCGGACCTGTTAATTTATCTGCGAAGTAGTATCCCTAACCTGGTTCAGCAAATTCATGCCCGTGGACGTGAGTACGAGAATTCTATCAGTATAGATTATCTAAGCAGACTAAACGAACGCTATGAAGCCTGGATACAGGAATACGACAAAGGCAACCTAATTGTTTTTGATGTGGATAACATCAATTTTGTGGACAATCCCGAGCACCTGGGTAAGGTAGTAGAAAAGATAGACGCCGAGATCCACGGATTATTTCAAAAATAA
- a CDS encoding sodium-translocating pyrophosphatase — translation MEQNIIYVPIALSVLGLIFMLIKMSWVKKQAAGSERMQFISKSIKEGALAFLNAEYRLLLIFAIVAAGLLFFISTQVESTSWMIVPAFVFGAIFSAAAGNIGMRVATEANTRTAEAAKTSLPQALKVSFGGGTVMGLGVAGLAVLGLSLFFFFFVGQFMGNPDGSFYDNMTIVLEALAGFSLGAESIALFARVGGGIYTKAADVGADLVGKVEAGIPEDDPRNPATIADNVGDNVGDVAGMGADLFGSYVATVLASMVLGNYVIRDMSMGTQFTDAFNNMGPILLPLVIAGVGILASIIGTFIVKIKNNDAKEAQVQRALDMGNWTAIILTLVASWFLIRWMLPETMTMNFFGEGAKEIPSRHVFYACMIGLAVGALISYVTAHFTSLGKKPVMDIVKNSSTGAATNIIAGLAVGMRSTFWSVLLFAAAIYGSYELAGFYGVALAASAMMATTAMQLAIDAFGPIADNAGGVAEMSELEPHVRERTDILDSVGNTTAAVGKGFAIASAALTALALFAAYVTFTGIDGINIFRADVLAMLFVGGMIPVVFSAMAMKSVGKAAMEMVKEVRRQFRDIPGIMEGTGTPEYAKCVDISTQAALKEMLLPGLLTIVTPVVIGLVFGAEPLGGYMAGVCVSGVMWAIFQNNAGGAWDNAKKSFEAGVMIDGEMTYKGSEAHKAAVTGDTVGDPFKDTSGPSMNILIKLTCLVGLVIAPILGSGHGHADSGVHTSDEMIFIDEDGNKTVLTDKSNNKMVADKAKVSKEVKVEMSTEGDVTTAKVTIETTRDGETTSETKTFTGTEEEVRAQIEALKDVDVNVEKGEKVIEKVVEEIEEEN, via the coding sequence ATGGAACAGAACATTATCTATGTACCAATCGCACTTTCTGTATTAGGCCTCATTTTCATGCTCATCAAAATGAGCTGGGTTAAGAAACAAGCTGCCGGAAGTGAACGGATGCAATTCATTTCCAAAAGTATTAAAGAAGGAGCGCTTGCCTTCCTCAACGCAGAGTACCGACTACTATTGATCTTTGCTATCGTAGCTGCCGGACTTTTATTCTTCATATCTACCCAGGTAGAGTCTACCAGTTGGATGATCGTACCAGCTTTCGTTTTTGGAGCGATCTTTTCGGCGGCGGCAGGAAATATCGGGATGCGCGTTGCTACCGAAGCCAATACCAGAACTGCCGAAGCAGCCAAAACAAGTCTTCCACAGGCTCTGAAAGTGTCTTTTGGAGGTGGAACCGTAATGGGACTTGGTGTTGCCGGATTAGCCGTTTTAGGCCTTAGTCTGTTCTTCTTTTTCTTCGTAGGACAATTTATGGGAAATCCCGACGGATCTTTCTACGATAATATGACCATTGTACTTGAGGCTCTAGCCGGATTCTCCCTTGGTGCTGAAAGTATAGCGTTATTCGCACGTGTGGGTGGTGGAATCTACACCAAAGCCGCCGACGTAGGAGCCGACCTTGTAGGAAAAGTAGAGGCGGGAATTCCTGAAGATGATCCTCGTAACCCTGCAACCATTGCAGATAACGTTGGAGATAACGTAGGTGATGTTGCCGGAATGGGAGCCGACCTGTTTGGTAGTTACGTTGCAACAGTTCTTGCTTCTATGGTATTAGGTAACTATGTAATTAGAGATATGAGCATGGGAACTCAGTTCACCGATGCATTTAATAATATGGGACCAATTCTGCTTCCTCTTGTGATAGCTGGAGTTGGGATCCTTGCTTCTATTATCGGGACCTTTATCGTAAAGATCAAAAATAACGATGCGAAAGAAGCACAGGTTCAAAGAGCCCTGGATATGGGTAACTGGACTGCCATCATTCTAACACTGGTTGCCAGCTGGTTTCTTATTCGCTGGATGCTTCCGGAAACGATGACTATGAACTTCTTTGGAGAAGGTGCTAAAGAAATACCTTCCAGACATGTATTCTATGCCTGTATGATAGGTCTTGCCGTGGGAGCCCTTATCTCTTACGTGACGGCTCATTTTACCAGCCTTGGTAAAAAGCCGGTAATGGATATCGTAAAAAATTCTTCCACAGGTGCCGCAACCAACATCATCGCCGGATTGGCGGTAGGTATGCGATCTACCTTCTGGAGTGTACTACTATTTGCAGCTGCTATCTACGGGTCTTACGAGTTAGCTGGATTCTATGGTGTGGCTCTGGCCGCTTCTGCTATGATGGCGACTACAGCCATGCAATTGGCTATCGATGCTTTTGGTCCTATTGCAGATAACGCGGGTGGCGTTGCCGAAATGAGTGAACTGGAACCTCACGTTCGTGAGCGAACCGATATTCTGGATTCTGTTGGAAATACAACTGCCGCAGTTGGTAAAGGTTTCGCCATTGCTTCTGCCGCTTTAACAGCTCTTGCTCTTTTCGCTGCCTATGTAACCTTTACAGGCATCGATGGAATTAATATCTTCCGTGCAGATGTATTGGCCATGTTGTTTGTAGGAGGTATGATTCCTGTAGTATTCTCTGCCATGGCAATGAAATCTGTAGGTAAGGCAGCCATGGAAATGGTGAAAGAAGTTAGAAGACAGTTTCGAGACATCCCTGGGATCATGGAAGGAACCGGTACTCCTGAATATGCTAAATGTGTTGATATTTCAACCCAGGCAGCTCTTAAGGAAATGCTGTTGCCCGGTCTGCTTACCATCGTTACCCCTGTGGTGATCGGTTTAGTGTTTGGTGCAGAACCTCTTGGAGGTTATATGGCCGGAGTATGTGTAAGTGGAGTGATGTGGGCCATCTTCCAGAACAATGCAGGTGGTGCATGGGATAATGCTAAGAAGTCTTTCGAAGCAGGAGTAATGATCGATGGTGAAATGACCTATAAAGGAAGTGAAGCGCACAAAGCAGCTGTAACAGGAGATACTGTTGGAGATCCGTTTAAAGATACCTCGGGTCCTTCTATGAATATCCTTATAAAACTTACTTGTCTTGTTGGATTGGTGATCGCTCCTATCCTGGGTTCAGGACATGGTCATGCCGATAGCGGAGTTCATACTTCCGATGAGATGATCTTTATCGACGAAGATGGAAACAAAACCGTTTTAACCGATAAATCGAATAACAAGATGGTGGCCGATAAGGCCAAGGTTTCAAAAGAGGTGAAAGTGGAGATGTCTACCGAAGGTGATGTTACCACAGCTAAAGTAACTATCGAAACTACCAGAGATGGTGAAACTACTTCAGAAACAAAAACCTTTACAGGAACCGAAGAAGAAGTACGAGCACAGATCGAAGCCTTAAAGGATGTTGATGTCAACGTCGAAAAAGGTGAGAAAGTGATCGAAAAGGTTGTAGAAGAAATTGAAGAGGAAAATTAA
- a CDS encoding DUF5686 and carboxypeptidase-like regulatory domain-containing protein: protein MKHSLLAFIFLISIQALAQTKVSGVVNDEFGDPVAFANVIFKDSNEGTITNEDGRFYLESSDSYSAIWVSFVGYELKNIELTARVTYDLSVVLKEEASSLDEVVVYSGKTSKKDNPALVILRKIWENRRENGVKKFDQYEYDKYEKLEFDLNTIDSGLIKSKVFKGMEFVWEQIDTSKITGNSYLPIFINEAYSKVYGDNLLNEEKEILEGNKNSGFENNQTLIAFIKDLYKEYDVYDNYMKFFDKAFTSPLSKTGIDVYNYVLLDSAFRDNKWCYNIVYYPRRKNELTFKGDFWVNDTTWAIKEINLQASKSANLNWVREVYIEQEFDVLNDSIFLITRDYFLSDFSLKKKEGARGIYGKRTTLYDNYQFDRVKDKKFYSEQTDPYAYEIYNRPDDFWEQRRMESLSKDEKGVYKMLDTLKTIPRFKSLYNIAATLASGYYEVGNFDIGPVFSVFGFNEAEGLRIRLGGRTYFSQNDPWRLEVFGAYGFRDERFKYGVSGKWLLDRKSRLTVFGGNRKDVEQTGASLTTSNDVLGRSLASSSLITVGANDKLSRINLSTAGFSMEPAKNLKFQLTGSYRTLESATETFSLDYFDQNGEIQSEISQPEIEFAVFYTPRRKTSGYGVERTIINDGDFPSFYLGYTYGLKDVLGGDFEYNKLQALYTQPWNIGGLGRLWSTIEVGKIYDPVPLGLLSPIPGNQTLFSIYNAFTNLDFYEFVTDSYASLHLQHNFGGRIFSRVPLLRKLDLREVVGFRAAYGTISDENIALNAPNGLLMQAPEDIYWEWSVGVGNIFRVFRLDFNFRGNYLGNPDARKFGVTGVFGFSF from the coding sequence ATGAAGCATTCTTTACTTGCTTTTATTTTTCTTATCAGTATCCAGGCTTTGGCTCAAACCAAAGTAAGCGGAGTAGTAAATGACGAATTTGGTGACCCTGTGGCCTTTGCCAATGTGATCTTTAAAGATTCTAATGAGGGCACTATTACCAACGAAGATGGACGATTTTACCTGGAAAGTAGTGATTCTTACAGCGCGATCTGGGTGTCGTTTGTAGGGTACGAATTAAAGAATATAGAACTTACTGCCAGAGTTACCTACGATCTGTCCGTGGTCCTGAAAGAAGAGGCTTCATCCCTCGATGAGGTGGTGGTTTACAGTGGGAAAACTTCCAAAAAGGACAATCCTGCCCTGGTAATTCTTCGGAAAATTTGGGAGAATCGGCGTGAGAACGGAGTTAAGAAATTCGATCAGTACGAATACGATAAGTACGAAAAGCTAGAATTCGACCTGAATACCATAGATTCCGGCCTTATTAAGAGTAAAGTTTTTAAGGGAATGGAATTTGTCTGGGAACAGATAGACACCTCCAAAATTACCGGGAACAGCTACCTCCCTATTTTTATCAATGAGGCCTATTCTAAGGTTTACGGAGATAATCTGCTAAATGAAGAAAAGGAGATCCTGGAGGGGAATAAGAATTCGGGTTTTGAAAATAATCAAACGCTAATTGCATTCATAAAAGATCTCTACAAAGAGTACGATGTCTACGACAATTATATGAAGTTCTTCGATAAGGCTTTTACCAGCCCCTTGTCGAAAACGGGCATAGATGTTTATAACTACGTATTGCTGGATAGCGCCTTTCGCGATAATAAATGGTGTTATAATATAGTTTACTATCCGCGTAGAAAGAACGAACTTACCTTCAAAGGAGATTTCTGGGTAAACGATACTACCTGGGCGATCAAAGAGATCAATCTTCAGGCTTCTAAAAGTGCAAACCTAAACTGGGTGAGAGAGGTGTACATCGAACAGGAATTTGATGTGCTGAACGACTCTATCTTTCTTATTACAAGAGACTATTTCCTATCCGATTTCAGTTTAAAGAAGAAAGAAGGAGCCCGTGGTATCTACGGAAAGCGAACAACCTTATACGATAATTACCAATTTGACCGGGTAAAGGATAAGAAATTCTATAGTGAGCAAACAGATCCGTATGCATACGAGATCTACAACCGCCCTGATGATTTCTGGGAACAGCGGCGAATGGAAAGTCTAAGTAAGGATGAGAAGGGGGTCTATAAAATGCTTGACACCCTAAAGACCATACCCAGATTCAAATCGCTTTACAATATTGCCGCAACCCTCGCATCCGGTTACTATGAAGTAGGTAATTTCGACATAGGGCCGGTATTTTCTGTCTTCGGATTCAATGAGGCCGAAGGCCTTCGTATCCGTCTCGGTGGCCGAACGTATTTCAGTCAGAATGACCCATGGAGGCTCGAGGTTTTTGGCGCCTATGGTTTTAGGGATGAACGGTTCAAGTACGGAGTCTCGGGTAAATGGTTACTCGATAGAAAATCCAGACTCACCGTATTTGGGGGAAACAGGAAGGACGTAGAGCAAACAGGAGCCAGTCTTACCACCAGTAACGATGTGCTGGGACGAAGTTTGGCGTCATCTTCACTAATTACAGTGGGAGCCAACGACAAACTATCACGAATCAATCTAAGTACTGCAGGATTTAGCATGGAGCCTGCGAAGAATTTAAAGTTTCAGCTTACCGGATCGTATAGAACATTGGAGTCTGCCACCGAAACCTTTAGTCTGGATTATTTCGACCAGAACGGTGAGATACAGAGTGAGATATCGCAACCTGAGATAGAGTTTGCTGTTTTCTACACGCCCAGGCGAAAGACCTCCGGATATGGGGTGGAGCGAACCATCATCAACGACGGGGATTTTCCTTCTTTCTATTTGGGTTATACCTATGGATTAAAGGACGTTCTGGGAGGAGATTTCGAATATAATAAGCTTCAGGCACTGTACACTCAACCATGGAATATTGGAGGTTTAGGGAGATTATGGAGTACTATCGAGGTGGGGAAGATCTACGATCCGGTACCTCTCGGCCTTTTAAGTCCCATTCCTGGAAACCAGACCTTATTTAGTATTTATAATGCTTTTACTAACCTGGATTTTTACGAATTCGTTACCGATAGTTATGCAAGTCTGCATTTACAGCATAATTTTGGTGGTAGGATCTTCTCTCGCGTTCCTTTACTTAGAAAACTAGACCTCAGGGAAGTAGTAGGATTTAGGGCCGCTTATGGAACAATTTCCGATGAAAACATCGCCTTGAATGCACCTAACGGATTATTAATGCAGGCGCCTGAAGATATCTACTGGGAGTGGAGCGTTGGAGTGGGTAATATCTTCCGGGTGTTCCGTCTTGATTTCAATTTCCGTGGGAACTACCTGGGAAATCCCGACGCACGTAAATTTGGGGTTACCGGGGTATTTGGGTTTTCGTTTTAA
- a CDS encoding four helix bundle protein, whose amino-acid sequence MLEKTNRKPFDLEERTFLFAKEVRLFAKNLPASGANNEDIKQLIRSSGSIGANYIEANEAVSKKDFLFRIKISKKEAKESAYWLRLILETNKFSIKDSPALLFREANELKKILSAIIEKSS is encoded by the coding sequence ATGTTAGAAAAAACAAATAGAAAGCCCTTTGATCTAGAAGAACGAACTTTCTTGTTTGCGAAAGAAGTTCGTTTGTTCGCGAAGAATCTGCCAGCATCGGGTGCGAATAATGAAGATATTAAACAGCTAATTCGCTCGTCGGGTTCAATTGGTGCAAATTACATCGAAGCCAATGAGGCTGTAAGCAAAAAGGATTTTCTATTTCGGATAAAAATAAGTAAAAAAGAAGCGAAAGAGAGTGCATATTGGTTGAGACTTATTCTTGAAACCAATAAATTCTCAATTAAAGATTCCCCTGCACTTTTATTCAGGGAGGCTAATGAATTAAAGAAAATATTGTCAGCAATAATCGAAAAATCCAGTTGA
- a CDS encoding pyruvate dehydrogenase complex E1 component subunit beta: protein MKTLQFREAIAEAMSEEMRRDESIYLMGEEVAEYNGAYKASKGMLDEFGAKRVIDTPISELGFSGIGVGSAMNGNRPIIEFMTFNFSLVGIDQIINNAAKMRQMSGGQFNIPIVFRGPTASAGQLAATHSQAFESWYANCPGLKVVVPSNPADAKGLLKSAIRDDDPVIFMESEQMYGDKGEVPEGEYLIPIGVAEIKREGKDVTIVSFGKIIKEAYKAAEELANEGIECEIIDLRTVRPMDHKTILDSVKKTNRLVILEEAWPFGNVATEITYQVQIQAFDYLDAPIVKLNTGDTPAPYSPALLEEWLPNSNDVIKAVKKVLYK, encoded by the coding sequence ATGAAAACATTACAATTCCGGGAAGCAATAGCCGAGGCAATGAGTGAAGAGATGCGCCGTGATGAATCCATCTATCTAATGGGTGAAGAGGTTGCCGAATACAACGGGGCTTATAAAGCCAGTAAAGGTATGCTGGATGAATTTGGTGCAAAACGGGTTATCGATACTCCTATTTCCGAATTAGGTTTCTCTGGTATTGGTGTGGGTAGTGCGATGAATGGCAATAGGCCAATTATCGAATTTATGACCTTCAATTTCTCCTTGGTGGGAATTGACCAGATCATTAATAATGCTGCGAAAATGCGGCAGATGAGCGGTGGGCAGTTCAATATTCCTATTGTGTTCAGAGGGCCAACGGCTTCAGCAGGACAGCTAGCCGCAACCCACTCTCAGGCTTTCGAGAGCTGGTACGCTAATTGTCCCGGGTTAAAGGTTGTGGTTCCCAGTAATCCTGCAGATGCAAAGGGTTTACTGAAAAGCGCCATCCGTGACGACGACCCGGTAATCTTCATGGAAAGTGAGCAGATGTATGGTGATAAAGGGGAGGTTCCTGAAGGAGAATACCTTATACCTATTGGGGTAGCTGAAATAAAAAGAGAAGGCAAGGATGTTACGATCGTTTCCTTCGGAAAGATCATAAAAGAGGCCTATAAAGCAGCCGAAGAACTAGCGAATGAGGGTATAGAATGTGAGATCATCGACCTGCGTACCGTGCGGCCTATGGATCATAAAACCATCCTGGATTCGGTGAAAAAGACAAACCGACTTGTAATTCTGGAAGAGGCCTGGCCTTTTGGCAATGTGGCTACAGAAATCACTTACCAGGTTCAAATACAAGCGTTTGATTATCTTGATGCTCCCATTGTAAAACTTAATACTGGTGACACCCCTGCACCTTATTCGCCGGCACTACTTGAAGAATGGTTGCCAAATAGCAATGATGTGATCAAGGCCGTTAAAAAAGTGTTATATAAGTAG